ATCCTACTGAGTTCATGGCGACTTATCCTACGTTTGCCGGCCGTCTGTTTGGCCCGTGGGATGGCGGAACGCAGGTCAAGTTGGCCAACGAAGGCGATGTCGTGAACGTGAAGGTTAGCGGCGAGGGCGACGTGAGCTGTGCCTTTGGCAACGAACCTCCTTGGCCGAGCCTTGCCGATGGCAAGGGCCGTACCCTCGTGCATGTGAGTGGCAATGCTGCCCAGCCGAACTCTTGGGCTGCAAGCAAGCTTGACAAGGGCAATCCCGGTGTCGGCAACGACGAGTGGGTGACCCCTGCTGCAGTGCGTATCAACGAAATCATGCCGACTATCGGTGAAGACAACGCATGGATCGAACTGTACAATACGGGCGACAAGGAAGTGGATGTCGCTGGCTGGACCATCGAAGTCAAGCGCCGCAAGCAGACTCTGACCATCAAGTCCGGGACTGTCTCCACGGTGATTCCTGCGAAGGGATACGTGAAACTTGATGCTGTCGATAATTTCAGCGAGGAACTGGTGGTGAGCCCGCAGGGTGGCGAATTCTACCTGCGTGGGTCGCTGGAAGGCGAAGAATCCAGTATCTGGGTGCCTGCCGGTACGGGTACAAGTGGCGTGATTGACCTGAGTGACGGTTCTACGGCCCAGGGCCCGCTGGCCTCCGCTACACCGGGTGAAAAGAATTCTGCCCTCAAGATGGGATCTGTCTATATCAACGAAATCCATTACCATCCGAACGAATCGGATCCGGGTGCGATTCCGTTTGAATTCATGGAATTGGTGAACGGTACTGACAAGGCTATCACTCTTTACAACACCAACACCGATGTCCAGAAGGGTTGGAAAATCGAGGGTATCAACTTGGAATTCGGGAGCACGACGGTTCTTCCGGCCAAAGGTATGATTCTCCTGATTCCGGCGGAATTGGATCCGATGGTGGCTTCGAACCTGGGCATTACGAACTGGGGCCCGGATCTTGTCCGTTCGACCTATTCTATCCCGGAAGCGGTGCAGATTGTGACTTACTCCGGTAAGCTCTCTAACCGCAGCGAAACGATCGCTGTCAAGGAGCCTTTTGCCAAGGTCGAAAGCAAGTCCGCTCCGAATGGCTTTGCTTACTTCTACATTTGGCACGATGCCACGCTCTATTCTGACCGCTGGCCGGCTTTGAAGGAAGCGGATGGTCTCGGATTCAGCTTGCAGCGTGTCGATACGAAGACGATGGGTTACGAAGCGAGCGCCTGGAAGGCCGCCGAACCGACCCCCGGCAAGTAAAAACAAGCCTCATGCGAGATTTCCCCCGGTTTTTCCGGGGGATTTTTGTATGTCATAGTCATTTTTCCCCGTTTTGTCAGAAATGGCTTGGTTTTGCGGGTGCCAAAAAGGGGTAATTTGCTATTTTATTTTTTGCTATGAAGTTGCGCTTTACATTTCTTGTTTTTGTTTCTGTCGCGGCAATGGCAGCTCCCCTGTCGCTACAGGATGCCCTTAACATGGCAAAATCGGGCAACTCGCAGATTAAGGCCGAAAGGGCTAAGGTCGAAATGGCCGAAAGTGGTAAGGACGAGGCCCGCTCTCGTTTTATGCCTACTGTATCCCTATCTGCAGGGGTTACCAAAATTAACGACCCCATCAATATCGACCTGAACGAAATCCGTTCGGGGATTATCTCGGTGCATGGGGCCGAAGCATACCAAAATTATTATAGGACCGGTTACGATGCCGCCTATGAGCGAGCCACAGGGGCGGGAATGCCCGATGAAATGGCTGATCCTATGGCGAGAGGCGTCGGTGATTCCGTGGGGAATCTCGCCAAGATGAAGACGGAATCCTCGCTGGATTCGGCCTTGCCGGATTTCAAGAAAAGAGTCCAGGATGACGTGTTCTTCAATGCACGCTTGTCCGTCGTGTGGCCGATTTTTACCGGGCTCAAGATTTATTCCGCCTACGATGCCGCTAAAGAAAACGTGACGGCTCGCAAGGCCGAATTTGACATGGCCCAGAACGCCATCCTCATGGATGTCGCGACCCGGTATTTTTCCTTGCGACTGGCCGAAGAATTGACGTTGCTCCGCGAGACGACGAAACGCAATTTGGAAGGCCACTTGGAACGCTCTAAAAAATTGGAAGAGGGCGGGCAGATTAGCAAGGCGGAACGCCTGCGCGCCGAGGTGGCCCTTGCCGAAGCCCAGAACGCATTGGAAGATGCCATGCGCGACCAGAC
This genomic window from uncultured Fibrobacter sp. contains:
- a CDS encoding lamin tail domain-containing protein, whose amino-acid sequence is MNMKKWLLTGTCVALLGALSACTDDESKSNPVTPEVSSDSNGGSSGGIVDPQGSDGNPANSGNSSGDPAASSSSSVGPTPGDSSSSEEPIDPTGEPQMGCSEIMYNAADGSALEWIEIYIVGGMDMDNMQNFDLHLSGAVDYIFPGEPLKKGEYIVVTNDPTEFMATYPTFAGRLFGPWDGGTQVKLANEGDVVNVKVSGEGDVSCAFGNEPPWPSLADGKGRTLVHVSGNAAQPNSWAASKLDKGNPGVGNDEWVTPAAVRINEIMPTIGEDNAWIELYNTGDKEVDVAGWTIEVKRRKQTLTIKSGTVSTVIPAKGYVKLDAVDNFSEELVVSPQGGEFYLRGSLEGEESSIWVPAGTGTSGVIDLSDGSTAQGPLASATPGEKNSALKMGSVYINEIHYHPNESDPGAIPFEFMELVNGTDKAITLYNTNTDVQKGWKIEGINLEFGSTTVLPAKGMILLIPAELDPMVASNLGITNWGPDLVRSTYSIPEAVQIVTYSGKLSNRSETIAVKEPFAKVESKSAPNGFAYFYIWHDATLYSDRWPALKEADGLGFSLQRVDTKTMGYEASAWKAAEPTPGK